From one Microscilla marina ATCC 23134 genomic stretch:
- a CDS encoding IS110 family transposase, whose product MKKSETKIKSSKASKKVNLSDELTKVRLKVAGVDIANNIHYTAVSPHLTKDNIRNFGAFTADLHRMADWFSELGIESVAMEATGIYWQSLYEILEDRGFDVVLVNARYPKNVSGRKSDVSDCSWIHTLHSYGLLPASFIPTQDVREFRTYVRQRQQ is encoded by the coding sequence ATGAAAAAATCGGAGACTAAAATAAAAAGTAGCAAAGCCTCTAAAAAGGTGAATTTGTCTGATGAGCTAACCAAGGTTAGGTTAAAAGTGGCCGGGGTAGATATTGCAAACAATATACATTATACAGCTGTTTCACCACACCTGACAAAAGATAACATCAGAAACTTTGGTGCTTTTACCGCAGACTTGCATCGCATGGCAGATTGGTTTAGTGAACTGGGGATAGAAAGTGTGGCAATGGAAGCCACAGGTATATATTGGCAAAGTTTATATGAAATTCTTGAGGACAGAGGTTTTGATGTGGTCTTAGTAAACGCTCGTTATCCTAAAAATGTAAGTGGACGCAAAAGTGATGTTTCTGATTGTAGTTGGATACATACATTACATAGTTATGGATTATTGCCTGCTTCTTTTATTCCTACACAGGATGTCAGAGAGTTTCGCACCTATGTACGCCAGCGGCAACAATGA